The genomic segment AAAAAATCTTAATTGTTGACGATGCTCCTGTAGCACGGAGAATTCTTAAGAGTTGCATTCCAAGGGCTGAAGAGTACGATTTTTATGAAGCCGAAGACGGAGCTGCAGGGTTGGCAACATTCAAAAGCATTCAGCCGGATGTGACATTTCTGGATATCAATATGCCGAATATGAACGGTACGTTATGTCTAAAAGAGATTAAAAAAGTTGATCCCAAT from the Pseudomonadota bacterium genome contains:
- a CDS encoding response regulator; protein product: MIKKILIVDDAPVARRILKSCIPRAEEYDFYEAEDGAAGLATFKSIQPDVTFLDINMPNMNGTLCLKEIKKVDPNAIVIICSSETNPELLTEVTSLGAFVVVKKPPTRESIQDALS